One genomic region from Pseudoduganella dura encodes:
- a CDS encoding DUF4214 domain-containing protein, with the protein MNSVNYSLNANGTLTFHRPLLPGDLLFTDDAYSATWSGADLRAVSTWLSDDGASNYDFGGYASDYAYARVTITAPADGNYDLTVQSATGFSYTGDAKDADTQLWLYEGSFDPANPLANLVAANEDIDAFTGDGAQGNLLSKLSAVSLRAGVSYVLVLSSREAGLTGSAVVTFADAPIALPPPSDVTVPETEPAPELPPVPVAPAPVPAPAPEPAPAPAPAPAPAPAPAPEPVPAPAPAPAPAPAPAPAPAPAPAPAPAPAPAPAPAPAPAPAPAPAPAPAPAPAPAPAPAPAPAPAAGTPSAGAPQGGATTDPDAVVTGSTADDILKGGSGSDIFTPGKGHDTILAGAGSDTVQLAGRASDYKMTLVDGTLVVSAIDGSTVKMSDVETLVFTGGQGNAYEELVARLYHGVLGREGNAFEIDYWAGVLDSGATAKFVASEFINSPEAGELFLTSGIAGFVTALYESILGRTPSQGEGAFWVNAILNGASRADVALGFVNSPEYLSQAVKLDLDHSDIGVLLRLYQTIFDRAPDEAGLNYWLAQRANGVSMSSIANGFATSTEAGVVSNAAFVDQLFHGGLHRDPTAAEKSELVHLLDVGFERGQVLLQVAESADVVALVGVVTSTIEAA; encoded by the coding sequence ATGAACAGCGTCAACTATTCACTGAATGCCAACGGTACGCTGACCTTTCACCGGCCGCTGTTGCCGGGCGATCTGCTGTTCACCGACGATGCTTACTCCGCCACGTGGAGCGGGGCCGATCTGCGCGCCGTCAGTACCTGGCTCAGCGACGACGGGGCGAGCAACTACGACTTCGGCGGCTATGCCAGCGACTATGCCTATGCCAGGGTGACCATCACGGCGCCGGCCGACGGCAATTACGACCTGACGGTGCAGAGCGCGACGGGTTTCAGCTATACCGGCGACGCGAAGGACGCCGATACCCAGCTCTGGCTGTACGAAGGCAGCTTCGATCCGGCCAATCCGCTCGCCAATCTGGTGGCGGCCAACGAGGATATCGACGCGTTCACCGGCGACGGCGCTCAGGGCAACCTGCTGTCGAAACTGAGCGCGGTGTCGCTGCGCGCGGGCGTCAGCTATGTGCTGGTGCTGAGCAGCCGGGAAGCGGGATTGACGGGCAGCGCGGTGGTGACGTTTGCCGACGCGCCGATCGCACTTCCGCCGCCGAGCGATGTGACGGTGCCGGAAACGGAACCCGCGCCGGAACTGCCGCCGGTGCCGGTCGCACCTGCCCCGGTACCCGCGCCTGCCCCGGAACCTGCGCCAGCCCCCGCACCTGCGCCAGCCCCGGCACCTGCGCCAGCCCCGGAACCTGTGCCGGCTCCTGCACCGGCTCCAGCTCCCGCACCGGCTCCTGCGCCAGCACCGGCTCCTGCACCAGCCCCGGCGCCAGCACCGGCCCCGGCGCCAGCACCGGCCCCGGCCCCGGCTCCCGCACCAGCCCCGGCTCCCGCACCAGCACCGGCCCCGGCTCCCGCACCAGCGCCGGCTCCCGCACCAGCGCCGGCCGCAGGTACGCCTTCGGCAGGCGCGCCTCAGGGCGGCGCCACGACGGACCCGGATGCCGTCGTTACCGGCAGTACGGCAGACGACATCCTGAAGGGCGGCAGTGGCAGCGATATCTTCACGCCGGGCAAAGGCCACGACACGATCCTCGCCGGCGCCGGCAGCGATACCGTGCAGCTGGCGGGCCGTGCGTCGGATTACAAGATGACGCTGGTGGACGGCACGCTCGTCGTGTCCGCCATCGACGGCAGTACCGTCAAGATGAGCGATGTCGAGACGCTGGTCTTCACGGGCGGGCAGGGCAACGCATACGAAGAGCTGGTTGCCCGGCTGTACCATGGGGTGCTGGGCCGCGAAGGCAACGCCTTCGAGATCGATTACTGGGCGGGCGTCCTGGACAGTGGCGCCACGGCGAAATTCGTTGCGTCGGAGTTCATCAATTCGCCGGAAGCCGGCGAGCTGTTCCTTACTTCCGGCATCGCCGGTTTCGTCACGGCGCTGTATGAAAGTATCCTCGGCCGCACGCCTTCGCAGGGAGAAGGCGCCTTCTGGGTCAACGCGATTCTCAATGGTGCGAGCCGCGCCGACGTCGCGCTCGGTTTCGTCAATTCCCCGGAGTACCTGTCGCAGGCGGTGAAGCTCGATCTCGACCATAGCGATATCGGCGTGCTGCTGCGCCTGTACCAGACGATCTTCGACCGTGCGCCGGATGAGGCCGGCCTGAACTACTGGCTGGCACAGCGTGCGAACGGTGTCTCGATGAGCAGCATCGCCAATGGTTTCGCCACCTCCACGGAAGCCGGTGTCGTCAGCAACGCCGCATTCGTGGACCAGCTGTTCCATGGCGGCCTGCACCGCGACCCGACCGCGGCCGAGAAATCGGAACTGGTCCACCTGCTCGATGTCGGCTTCGAACGAGGCCAGGTCCTGCTGCAGGTGGCGGAATCGGCCGATGTCGTCGCGCTGGTCGGCGTCGTCACCAGCACCATCGAAGCGGCCTGA
- a CDS encoding Lrp/AsnC ligand binding domain-containing protein, which produces MRTQKESVRALDKLDRKILRILQDDGRISMKDLSEQVGLSVTPAIERVKRMERDGVITGYHARLNPAAVGATLLVFVEITLNQKSASHFEQFRREVLRIPEVQECHLVSGDFDYLIKARIHQMAEYRKLLGDMLLNLPGAAQSKSYVVMEEIKETLVLATEGN; this is translated from the coding sequence ATGCGTACACAAAAAGAGTCCGTGCGGGCCCTGGACAAGCTCGACCGCAAGATCCTGCGCATACTGCAGGACGATGGACGCATCTCGATGAAGGATCTGTCCGAGCAGGTGGGCCTGTCGGTCACGCCGGCGATCGAGCGCGTCAAGCGGATGGAACGCGACGGTGTCATCACCGGCTATCACGCCCGGCTCAATCCCGCGGCGGTCGGCGCCACGCTGCTCGTGTTCGTGGAGATCACGCTGAACCAGAAGTCCGCCAGCCACTTCGAACAGTTCCGGCGCGAAGTGCTGCGCATTCCCGAGGTGCAGGAATGCCACCTCGTGTCCGGCGATTTCGACTACCTGATCAAGGCCCGGATCCATCAGATGGCCGAGTACCGCAAGCTGCTCGGCGACATGCTGCTGAACCTGCCGGGTGCCGCACAGTCGAAAAGCTACGTGGTCATGGAAGAAATCAAGGAGACGCTGGTGCTCGCGACGGAGGGAAACTAG
- a CDS encoding D-amino acid dehydrogenase, which produces MRIVILGSGVIGVTTAYYLAREGHAVTVLDRQPGPALETSFANAGQISPGYASPWAAPGIPLKAVKWMMQRHAPLAISLDGSLFQLQWMWQMLQNCNADSYAVNKERMVRLAEYSRDCFKALRAATGIAYEGRQGGTTQLFRTQKQMDGAAKDIEVLKETGVPYELLGARELLSAEPGIASERLVGGLRLPNDETGDCQLFTTRLTGMAQELGVQFRYNVDIDGLDVAGGEIRGVRCAGEVVTADSYVVALGAYSTPLLRGILDLPVYPLKGYSITVPIVNADRAPASTILDETYKIAVTRFDDRIRVGGMAEIAGYDRRLNPRRRATLEMVVNDLFPGAGDTAQASFWTGLRPMTPDGTPVVGRTPLPNLFVNTGHGTLGWTMSCGSAQLLADIMSARRPAIRADDLSVERYHRSAGTRQPQLAGA; this is translated from the coding sequence ATGCGCATCGTCATTCTTGGTAGCGGCGTCATCGGTGTCACCACGGCGTATTACCTGGCGCGGGAAGGACATGCGGTCACGGTGCTGGACCGCCAGCCCGGCCCCGCCCTGGAGACGAGTTTCGCCAACGCGGGCCAGATCTCGCCCGGCTATGCGTCGCCTTGGGCCGCGCCGGGCATTCCGCTGAAGGCCGTCAAGTGGATGATGCAGCGGCACGCGCCGCTGGCGATATCGCTCGACGGTTCGCTGTTCCAGCTGCAGTGGATGTGGCAGATGCTGCAGAACTGCAATGCCGACAGCTATGCGGTGAACAAGGAACGCATGGTGCGCCTGGCCGAATACAGCCGCGACTGCTTCAAGGCCCTGCGCGCCGCCACCGGCATCGCCTACGAAGGCCGCCAGGGCGGCACGACGCAACTGTTCCGCACGCAGAAGCAGATGGACGGCGCGGCCAAGGATATCGAAGTGCTGAAGGAAACCGGCGTGCCCTACGAGTTGCTGGGCGCGCGCGAATTGCTGTCGGCCGAGCCGGGCATCGCCAGCGAGCGGCTGGTGGGCGGCCTGCGCCTGCCGAACGATGAAACGGGCGATTGCCAGCTGTTCACCACGCGGCTGACCGGCATGGCACAGGAGCTCGGCGTGCAGTTTCGCTACAACGTCGACATCGATGGCCTCGATGTGGCCGGCGGTGAAATACGCGGCGTGCGCTGCGCCGGCGAAGTCGTGACCGCCGATTCGTACGTGGTGGCGCTGGGCGCCTATTCGACGCCCCTGCTGCGCGGCATTCTCGACCTGCCGGTCTATCCGCTGAAGGGGTATTCGATCACGGTGCCGATCGTCAACGCCGACCGGGCACCCGCCTCGACGATCCTCGACGAGACCTACAAGATCGCCGTGACCCGCTTCGACGACCGCATCCGCGTCGGCGGCATGGCCGAGATCGCCGGCTATGACAGGCGCCTGAACCCGCGCCGCCGCGCCACGCTGGAAATGGTCGTGAACGACCTGTTCCCCGGCGCCGGCGATACCGCGCAGGCCAGCTTCTGGACGGGCCTGCGCCCGATGACGCCGGACGGCACGCCGGTGGTCGGCCGCACGCCGCTGCCGAACCTGTTCGTCAATACGGGCCATGGCACGCTGGGCTGGACGATGAGCTGCGGTTCGGCACAGCTGCTGGCCGACATCATGTCGGCCAGGCGCCCGGCGATCCGGGCGGACGATTTGTCGGTGGAGCGCTACCACCGTAGCGCCGGCACGCGCCAACCGCAGCTCGCCGGCGCCTGA
- a CDS encoding HDOD domain-containing protein — protein sequence MNKLEAFGHIAALAIRGDLVFPTSVNAALRVQLALENPDTPIDEAIRLVLAEPQLAARTVALANSAMFNRSGNTVTNVRAAITRVGYHNLYALAAAMVVRQFGAKITDPVVRAKAEQLWQHSVYVACLARIIARDVTEVNGDTALFAGIVHEVGGFYLLSRADEFPGLLDPDPDNWQPASEEIIMREVMAKLAIPEEVATAIEGLRDGFLGVPPESLLDTLLLANHFAPVDSPLAQPREETPQSESVVDLFIDEQMAAEILDEAERDATSMTAALLV from the coding sequence ATGAATAAACTGGAAGCCTTCGGGCATATCGCGGCGCTGGCGATCCGGGGAGATCTGGTATTTCCCACCAGCGTCAACGCAGCGTTACGTGTGCAGCTGGCGCTCGAGAACCCCGACACCCCGATCGACGAGGCGATCCGCCTCGTGCTGGCCGAGCCGCAACTGGCCGCTCGCACTGTCGCGCTCGCCAACTCGGCCATGTTCAACCGCAGCGGCAACACCGTCACCAACGTGCGCGCCGCGATCACGCGCGTGGGTTACCACAACCTGTATGCACTGGCCGCCGCGATGGTGGTGCGCCAGTTCGGCGCCAAGATCACCGACCCGGTCGTGCGCGCCAAGGCCGAACAGCTGTGGCAGCACAGCGTATATGTGGCCTGCCTGGCCCGCATCATCGCCCGCGACGTGACCGAGGTAAACGGCGATACCGCGCTGTTCGCCGGTATCGTGCATGAAGTGGGCGGCTTCTACCTGCTGTCGCGGGCCGACGAGTTCCCCGGCCTGCTCGATCCCGATCCGGACAACTGGCAACCCGCCAGCGAGGAGATCATCATGCGCGAAGTGATGGCGAAGCTGGCGATTCCCGAAGAAGTCGCCACGGCGATCGAAGGCCTGCGCGACGGCTTCCTCGGCGTGCCGCCGGAAAGCCTGCTCGACACGCTGCTGCTGGCGAACCACTTCGCCCCCGTCGATTCCCCGCTGGCGCAGCCGCGCGAGGAAACGCCCCAGTCCGAATCCGTCGTCGACCTGTTCATCGACGAGCAGATGGCCGCGGAGATCCTGGACGAGGCCGAGCGGGACGCCACCTCGATGACCGCCGCGCTGCTGGTCTGA
- the hmpA gene encoding NO-inducible flavohemoprotein: protein MLSAEHRAIVSATVPILEQGGEALTRHFYPILFRDYPQVKPYFNQTHQSDGAQPRALANAVLMYAKNIDRLEALGPLVGQIVSKHVALDIRPEHYPMVGASLLQAIREVLGADVATDAVIEAWGAAYGQLAGILAGAEGRAYDALAAAPGGWNGLRRFVVAGKRRESDEITSFVFRPEDGGPVADFQPGQYIGLRAVVDGVDQRRNYSLSAAPDGATYQISVKRERGGAMSNHLHDAVNEGDVVELLPPSGVFTLAAHASRPIVFITGGVGITPTLAMLPAALASGRDVHFIHAARHGGVHAFRAHVDALASRHPQLRRHYLYAEDAGHAAPDAVGLLDSELLAAWLPESRDVDAYFLGPQPFMKVVRKSLRELGVPESQTYHEFFGPAAALA, encoded by the coding sequence ATGCTATCCGCCGAACACCGCGCCATCGTTTCCGCCACCGTGCCCATCCTCGAACAGGGCGGCGAGGCACTGACCCGTCACTTCTATCCGATCCTGTTCCGCGATTACCCGCAGGTGAAACCGTACTTCAACCAGACCCACCAGAGCGACGGCGCCCAGCCGCGCGCGCTGGCGAACGCCGTGCTGATGTACGCGAAGAACATCGACCGGCTGGAAGCCCTCGGCCCGCTGGTGGGGCAGATCGTCAGCAAGCACGTGGCGCTGGACATCCGGCCGGAACATTACCCGATGGTGGGCGCGAGCCTGCTGCAGGCGATCCGCGAAGTGCTCGGTGCCGACGTGGCGACCGATGCGGTCATCGAGGCGTGGGGCGCGGCGTACGGCCAGCTGGCCGGCATTCTGGCCGGTGCCGAAGGCCGGGCCTATGACGCGCTGGCTGCCGCGCCGGGCGGCTGGAACGGCCTGCGCCGCTTCGTCGTGGCCGGCAAGCGGCGCGAGAGCGACGAGATCACGAGCTTCGTGTTCCGGCCGGAAGATGGCGGCCCGGTGGCCGATTTCCAGCCCGGCCAGTACATCGGCCTGCGCGCCGTGGTGGACGGCGTGGACCAGCGCCGCAACTATTCGCTGTCGGCCGCGCCGGACGGCGCCACGTACCAGATCAGCGTGAAGCGCGAGCGGGGTGGCGCGATGTCGAACCACCTGCACGATGCGGTGAACGAAGGCGACGTGGTCGAATTGCTGCCGCCATCGGGCGTGTTCACCCTGGCCGCGCACGCCAGCCGGCCGATCGTGTTCATCACCGGCGGCGTGGGCATCACGCCCACGCTGGCGATGCTGCCGGCGGCGCTGGCCAGCGGGCGCGACGTGCACTTCATCCACGCCGCGCGCCATGGCGGCGTGCACGCGTTCCGCGCGCATGTCGACGCGCTGGCCAGCCGCCATCCGCAACTGCGCCGCCACTACCTGTATGCGGAAGACGCGGGCCATGCCGCGCCGGACGCGGTGGGCCTGCTCGACAGTGAATTGCTGGCGGCCTGGCTGCCGGAAAGCCGCGACGTGGACGCGTATTTCCTCGGCCCGCAGCCGTTCATGAAGGTTGTCAGGAAATCGCTGCGCGAACTGGGCGTGCCTGAAAGCCAGACGTACCACGAATTCTTCGGCCCGGCCGCCGCGCTGGCGTAA
- a CDS encoding RrF2 family transcriptional regulator, with product MRLTTFTDYTLRSLMYLGMHRDRLATIQDIADLHGISKNHLTKVIHQLGMSGLVETVRGRNGGLRLRGEPADINIGAVVRASEPDFHMAECFDAAAPGCAFAGACGLQGKLREATEAFLAVLDGVTLADLLPGARRQEHAILLHMPERRPGS from the coding sequence ATGCGACTCACCACCTTCACCGACTACACGCTGCGTTCCCTGATGTACCTGGGCATGCACCGCGACCGCCTGGCCACGATCCAGGATATCGCGGACCTGCACGGCATCTCGAAGAACCATCTCACGAAGGTGATCCACCAGCTGGGCATGTCGGGACTGGTCGAGACGGTGCGCGGCCGCAACGGCGGCCTGCGCCTGCGCGGCGAACCCGCCGACATCAATATCGGCGCCGTGGTACGGGCCAGCGAGCCGGATTTCCACATGGCCGAGTGTTTCGACGCTGCCGCGCCCGGCTGCGCCTTCGCCGGGGCCTGCGGCCTGCAGGGCAAGCTGCGCGAAGCCACCGAAGCCTTCCTTGCCGTGCTCGACGGCGTCACACTGGCCGACCTGCTGCCCGGCGCACGCCGCCAGGAGCACGCCATCCTGTTGCACATGCCGGAGCGCCGCCCCGGTTCCTGA
- a CDS encoding hybrid sensor histidine kinase/response regulator: protein MPRLNSLRGRLILLVALAIAPMAAMTVLTGVREREHAIDVARENLQRVANLAAANEAQSIEGARQILRDLSSIPDLLENQEDCSVLLSDILSKNTDYVNFGLIQLNGDVTCSAVSSVGMVNLADRAHFRRAIAERRFIAGNYIFGRVIGKHTINLTFPVIKNGDVKAVLFAAMDLVELDKFVLDVQLSPGSVLWTVDAGGTIISRRPDPASWFGKPIPAELRPALATRPKVPVLLTGDDGVQRLYAFARVGKPDISEYTVVIGIPYDEIVAAATQDQLIAVVGLVVTITLALLAAWFGGDLMIVRRMQALVRTADRIASGSLDTRTGMRYEDEEISGLARSLDEMALALQKKEVERDAAAASLQAADRRKDEFLAMLAHELRNPLAPISSGAQVLKMAHADNPAIARTAEIIARQVEHMTRLIDDLLDVSRVTRGLVKLNRQPLDLRTVVEDAVEQAYPLFKSKRQQLELDIPHAPMGINADHKRMVQVVANLLNNAAKYTQEYGHIRVALQRDGALVRLVVADDGIGMAPELVARVFELFTQAERTSDRSQGGLGLGLALARTLVTLHGGTLRAESAGPDQGSAFTVELPYDETPVQAGPGGAQPAGAAAVRPGKLRCLVVDDNVDAAQTLALFLEAGGHLVHVAYRATEALELARAHAPQLCFLDIGLPDIDGNQLARQLRALPQTADAQLVAVTGYGRKEDQEKSIAAGFDQYFVKPMDTAKLVHLLSLLTPDTVQ, encoded by the coding sequence CGAGAACCTGCAGCGGGTCGCCAACCTGGCGGCGGCCAACGAGGCCCAGTCCATCGAAGGGGCGCGCCAGATCCTGCGCGACCTTTCCAGCATTCCCGACCTGCTGGAGAACCAGGAGGACTGCAGTGTGCTGCTGTCGGACATCCTGTCGAAGAACACCGATTACGTGAATTTCGGCCTGATCCAGCTCAACGGCGACGTGACGTGCAGCGCCGTGTCGTCGGTCGGCATGGTCAACCTGGCCGACCGGGCGCATTTCCGGCGCGCGATCGCCGAGCGCCGCTTCATCGCGGGCAATTACATCTTTGGCCGCGTGATCGGCAAGCACACGATCAACCTGACTTTCCCGGTCATCAAGAACGGCGACGTGAAGGCCGTGCTGTTCGCCGCCATGGACCTGGTGGAACTCGACAAGTTCGTGCTCGACGTGCAGCTGTCCCCCGGTTCGGTGCTGTGGACGGTCGACGCCGGCGGCACGATCATCTCGCGCCGGCCCGACCCCGCCAGCTGGTTCGGCAAGCCCATCCCCGCCGAGCTGCGGCCGGCGCTGGCCACGCGCCCGAAGGTGCCGGTGCTGCTGACCGGTGACGACGGCGTCCAGCGGCTGTACGCGTTCGCGCGCGTGGGCAAGCCCGACATCTCCGAGTACACCGTGGTGATCGGCATCCCCTACGACGAGATCGTGGCCGCCGCCACCCAGGACCAGCTGATCGCGGTGGTGGGCCTGGTGGTGACGATCACGCTGGCGCTGCTGGCGGCGTGGTTCGGCGGCGACCTGATGATCGTGCGGCGCATGCAGGCGCTGGTGCGCACCGCCGACCGCATCGCCAGCGGTTCGCTCGATACGCGCACCGGCATGCGCTACGAGGACGAGGAGATCAGCGGGCTGGCGCGCTCGCTCGACGAGATGGCGCTGGCACTGCAGAAGAAGGAAGTGGAACGCGACGCGGCGGCGGCCTCGCTGCAGGCGGCGGACCGACGCAAGGACGAATTCCTGGCCATGCTGGCGCACGAACTGCGCAACCCGCTGGCGCCGATCAGTTCGGGCGCCCAGGTGCTGAAGATGGCGCACGCGGATAACCCGGCGATCGCCCGCACGGCGGAGATCATTGCCAGGCAGGTCGAGCACATGACGCGGCTGATCGACGACCTGCTCGATGTGTCGCGCGTGACGCGCGGCCTGGTGAAGCTGAACCGGCAGCCGCTGGACCTGCGCACGGTGGTCGAGGACGCGGTGGAGCAGGCCTACCCGCTGTTCAAGTCGAAGCGCCAGCAACTCGAGCTGGACATTCCGCACGCGCCGATGGGCATCAATGCCGACCACAAGCGGATGGTGCAGGTGGTGGCGAACCTGCTCAACAACGCGGCCAAGTACACCCAGGAATACGGTCACATCCGCGTGGCGCTGCAGCGCGACGGGGCGCTCGTGCGGCTGGTGGTGGCCGACGACGGCATCGGCATGGCGCCCGAGCTGGTGGCGCGTGTGTTCGAGCTGTTCACGCAGGCCGAGCGCACGTCGGACCGTTCGCAGGGCGGGCTGGGCCTCGGGCTGGCGCTGGCGCGCACGCTGGTGACGCTGCACGGCGGCACCTTGCGCGCCGAGAGCGCCGGCCCGGACCAGGGCAGCGCGTTCACCGTCGAACTGCCTTACGATGAGACGCCGGTCCAGGCGGGTCCGGGCGGCGCGCAGCCCGCCGGCGCGGCCGCCGTCCGGCCCGGCAAGCTGCGCTGCCTGGTGGTGGACGACAACGTCGATGCGGCGCAGACGCTGGCGCTGTTCCTCGAGGCCGGCGGGCACCTGGTGCACGTGGCGTACCGCGCCACCGAGGCGCTGGAGCTGGCACGCGCGCATGCGCCACAGCTGTGCTTCCTCGATATCGGCCTGCCCGACATCGACGGCAACCAGCTCGCCCGGCAATTGCGCGCTCTGCCGCAAACGGCCGACGCGCAGCTGGTGGCGGTGACCGGCTATGGCCGCAAGGAGGACCAGGAAAAATCGATCGCCGCCGGCTTCGACCAGTATTTCGTGAAGCCGATGGATACGGCGAAACTGGTGCATCTGCTGTCGTTGCTGACGCCGGATACTGTGCAATGA